Proteins encoded together in one Vigna angularis cultivar LongXiaoDou No.4 chromosome 5, ASM1680809v1, whole genome shotgun sequence window:
- the LOC128196479 gene encoding short integuments 2, mitochondrial-like has protein sequence MAFNVGGGAINWFPGHMAAARRAIRQRLKLSDLVIEVRDARLPLSSANVDLQPHLSTKRRVVALNKKDLANPNIMHKWTHYFETCKQDCIAINAHSQSSVRKLLELVEFKLKEVICREPTLLVMVVGVPNVGKSALINSIHQIAKSRFTAQEKMKRAAVGPLPGVTQDIAGFKIAHKPSIYVLDSPGVLVPSISDIETGLKLALAGSVKDSIVGEERIAQYLLAVLDTRGTPFHWKHLNNRRLDGIEYEAEVNHEYSLKNLKPKRRNPPNRSDLVYVEDLVMGVQHALYSTLTEFNGNVEDENDLECLIDLQFSALQKAMKIPHKASEARLMVSKKLLALFRTGKLGPFILDDVPKVKPAT, from the exons ATGGCGTTCAACGTCGGCGGAGGAGCTATCAACTGGTTCCCTGGCCACATGGCCGCCGCCAGACGCGCCATCCGTCAACGTCTCAAACTCTCCGACCTAGTCATCGAAGTCCGAGATGCTCGACTTCCTCTCTCCTCTGCCAACGTCGATCTCCAGCCCCACCTCTCCACTAAACGACGCGTCGTGGCACTCAATAAAAAAGACCTTGCCAACCCTAACATCATGCAT AAATGGACGCATTATTTCGAAACGTGCAAGCAGGATTGCATTGCAATAAACGCTCACAGTCAGAGTTCTGTGAGGAAGCTTCTAGAGTTGGTGGAGTTCAAGCTGAAAGAAGTCATTTGCCGGGAACCGACACTACTTGTGATGGTGGTCGGTGTTCCCAATGTTGGCAAGTCTGCTTTGATTAACTCCATTCATCAGATTGCAAAGTCTCGCTTTACAG CGCAAGAGAAGATGAAGCGTGCTGCTGTGGGTCCGTTACCTGGTGTTACTCAAGACATAGCAGGATTTAAG ATAGCACATAAACCAAGTATATATGTCCTGGATTCCCCTGGGGTATTGGTTCCGAGTATCTCGGACATAGAGACAGGGTTAAAGCTGGCTCTGGCAG GGTCAGTCAAAGATTCAATAGTGGGTGAGGAGCGTATTGCGCAGTACTTATTGGCAGTTTTGGATACTCGGGGGACTCCATTTCACTGGAAGCACCTAAATAATAGGAGACTGGATGGGATTGAATACGAAGCGGAGGTGAATCATGAATATAGTCTGAAAAATCTTAAGCCAAAGAGAAGAAATCCGCCAAATAGATCTGATTTGGTGTATGTTGAG GATCTTGTAATGGGAGTTCAGCATGCGCTCTATTCAACTCTAACAGAATTCAATGGGAATGTGGAAGACGAGAATGACCTGGAGTGCCTTATTGACCTGCAATTTAGTGCACTCCAAAAGGCAATGAAGATACCTCACAAGGCTTCAGAAGCACGGTTAATGGTATCCAAGAAGTTACTTGCTCTATTCAGGACAGGTAAGCTTGGTCCTTTCATTCTTGATGATGTCCCAAAGGTCAAGCCTGCAACATAA